The Rhizobium sp. BG4 genome has a window encoding:
- a CDS encoding PPC domain-containing DNA-binding protein has translation MKSKDLGDTNPWSERNWVAVVADGDEAFQAITRFAEDKRIAGASLTAIGAFSSATLGFFDFTTRRYKEIVVDRQAEVLSAIGDIAIGDDGHASLHLHVVLGFEDGSTKGGHFISGIVHPTFEIVIRESATGFRRRKHDDLGIALIDL, from the coding sequence ATGAAAAGCAAGGATCTCGGCGATACCAATCCCTGGAGCGAACGCAACTGGGTTGCTGTCGTCGCCGATGGCGACGAGGCTTTCCAGGCCATCACTCGCTTTGCGGAAGATAAGCGCATCGCAGGGGCGTCGTTGACCGCGATTGGAGCATTCAGTTCCGCCACCCTCGGTTTTTTCGATTTCACGACACGCAGGTACAAGGAGATTGTGGTCGACCGGCAGGCGGAAGTATTGAGCGCGATCGGCGACATCGCGATCGGAGACGACGGTCATGCAAGCCTGCATTTGCACGTCGTTCTTGGTTTCGAGGACGGGTCGACCAAAGGCGGTCATTTCATAAGCGGTATCGTTCATCCGACATTCGAAATCGTCATCCGCGAGAGCGCAACCGGTTTCCGCCGCCGCAAACACGACGACCTCGGGATCGCCTTGATCGACCTTTGA
- a CDS encoding response regulator, whose translation MTGNRSEWIAARAYSLWEQAGRPFGQDDLHWHQAVLERELLEHTQASPDGREVLDRVRAPAAIEDMAERSILVVEDESRLRFDIVDFLDRAGYRTLEAANADEALVLLKTNRIDTLYTDIDMPGSMDGLGLVARVRSQWPATRVIVTSGLVKLSHDDVEAGVTFVAKPTAGLELLKLIA comes from the coding sequence ATGACCGGTAATCGAAGTGAGTGGATCGCCGCACGTGCCTATTCTCTATGGGAGCAGGCCGGCCGGCCTTTCGGGCAGGATGATCTCCATTGGCACCAGGCGGTGCTCGAACGCGAGCTTCTTGAGCATACCCAGGCATCGCCAGATGGTCGCGAAGTGCTTGATCGCGTGCGCGCGCCTGCCGCGATCGAGGACATGGCTGAGCGCAGTATCCTGGTTGTCGAGGACGAAAGCCGCCTGCGCTTCGATATTGTCGACTTCCTCGACCGCGCCGGTTACCGGACGCTTGAAGCTGCCAATGCCGACGAGGCGCTGGTGCTACTCAAGACCAACCGGATCGACACCCTCTACACCGATATAGATATGCCCGGCAGTATGGATGGCCTCGGCCTGGTTGCGCGGGTCCGGTCGCAATGGCCAGCGACCCGGGTTATCGTGACCTCAGGTCTCGTGAAGCTTTCGCACGACGATGTCGAGGCCGGCGTGACTTTTGTCGCTAAGCCGACGGCGGGACTGGAGTTGCTGAAGCTCATCGCCTGA
- a CDS encoding response regulator, which yields MRVLIIEDEPIIALELERIVRDAGHEVIGSVVTLEQALAHAPRAEAALVDLGLADGASGSALGRRLMDRFHIKVIFVTGSPKEVGSGLSGCIDIVAKPFSDARISASLRKAAVSGPVAA from the coding sequence ATGCGTGTTTTGATTATCGAGGATGAGCCAATCATCGCTCTTGAGCTGGAGCGGATCGTTCGCGACGCCGGGCACGAAGTCATAGGGTCGGTTGTCACGCTGGAACAGGCTCTCGCCCACGCTCCGCGCGCCGAGGCGGCGCTTGTCGATCTCGGCCTGGCGGACGGTGCCAGCGGCTCAGCTCTTGGGCGGCGGCTTATGGACCGCTTTCATATCAAGGTCATCTTCGTGACTGGCAGCCCTAAAGAAGTGGGAAGCGGATTATCCGGCTGTATCGATATCGTTGCCAAGCCGTTCAGCGACGCGCGAATTTCTGCGAGCCTCAGAAAGGCCGCCGTTTCCGGTCCCGTTGCGGCCTAG
- a CDS encoding response regulator — MAYNVLIVEDQPLIALNLQDTVEELGHRTIGIASNMYQALMLSHDAELALVDVNLEDGPTGPILGKTLVDANVTVLFMTSDPGALRGGVPGAIGVMQKPVPDRDLGDAIRYAADRRSGKVNTSVPRGLVRFDA; from the coding sequence ATGGCTTACAACGTGCTTATTGTCGAAGACCAGCCGCTGATTGCCCTCAATCTTCAGGATACGGTCGAAGAGCTTGGACACCGCACGATCGGCATCGCCAGCAACATGTACCAGGCACTGATGCTGTCTCATGATGCGGAGTTGGCGCTCGTCGATGTCAACCTGGAGGATGGCCCGACCGGACCAATTCTCGGAAAGACGCTCGTCGATGCGAACGTCACCGTCCTGTTCATGACAAGTGACCCCGGCGCGCTACGTGGCGGCGTGCCGGGCGCGATCGGTGTAATGCAAAAGCCGGTGCCCGACAGGGATCTCGGCGATGCGATCCGCTATGCTGCGGATCGTCGCAGCGGCAAGGTTAATACCTCCGTTCCCAGAGGCCTTGTTCGGTTCGACGCGTGA
- a CDS encoding PRC-barrel domain-containing protein, whose amino-acid sequence MEHANHVRLTADELTPAVLEGATVYGADDHKIGKVDHVHGSGTATSVVIDVGGFLGIGAKPVSVPVGDLEFMRDEDGDVHALTAWTKDQLKEMPEHRD is encoded by the coding sequence ATGGAGCATGCAAATCATGTCCGGCTGACCGCCGACGAGCTAACACCAGCTGTTCTTGAAGGCGCTACCGTTTATGGCGCCGACGATCACAAGATCGGCAAGGTTGATCATGTTCACGGAAGCGGCACGGCGACCAGCGTTGTCATCGATGTGGGTGGTTTCCTTGGAATAGGCGCCAAGCCGGTGTCGGTGCCGGTCGGTGATCTTGAATTCATGCGTGACGAGGACGGCGACGTGCACGCCCTCACCGCCTGGACGAAGGATCAGCTGAAAGAGATGCCTGAGCACCGAGATTGA
- a CDS encoding DUF1206 domain-containing protein, whose amino-acid sequence MKNHVRFALLAKAGYAARGLVFLLVAGLALFSGLTGGTPETKSALSTLLQQPFGRVWVGLIGIGLLGFVAWRLAQSLADADRHGRDAKAMIIRSALFGSAITYIGLAAYALGHAFAVGGTSGGSGEKGLAGWIMSQPFGSYLAIAVGVGFIVGGGMTALKGVTGKFRRYIRLDERSAASWICIYGLLARGAVFAVTGMLFVFAGIHVNPDEAGSMADALEWVRHLPFGGILYAAVAIGLAAFGIYNLIEARYRIVRSPSLKDVTKSIPSTR is encoded by the coding sequence ATGAAAAATCACGTCCGGTTCGCGCTTCTGGCGAAAGCCGGCTATGCGGCACGGGGTCTCGTCTTCCTTCTCGTCGCGGGACTGGCGCTATTTTCGGGTCTCACCGGCGGCACTCCTGAGACGAAATCAGCACTCTCAACGCTGCTGCAGCAACCTTTTGGCCGCGTGTGGGTCGGCCTTATCGGGATTGGATTGCTGGGCTTTGTCGCATGGCGACTCGCACAATCCCTAGCCGATGCGGATCGGCATGGGCGCGACGCAAAGGCAATGATCATTCGCTCAGCCCTGTTTGGCAGTGCGATCACCTATATCGGTCTTGCTGCCTATGCACTCGGTCACGCCTTTGCGGTCGGCGGCACGAGTGGAGGTTCTGGAGAAAAGGGCTTAGCGGGATGGATCATGTCGCAGCCATTCGGCTCCTACCTAGCGATCGCCGTCGGCGTCGGTTTCATTGTTGGCGGGGGCATGACCGCGCTCAAGGGTGTCACCGGAAAGTTCAGACGTTACATCAGGCTGGACGAACGGTCTGCAGCTTCATGGATTTGTATCTATGGTCTGCTCGCACGTGGCGCAGTCTTTGCGGTCACAGGCATGCTGTTCGTTTTCGCTGGCATCCATGTTAATCCTGATGAAGCGGGGAGCATGGCCGACGCCCTTGAATGGGTCCGTCACCTCCCGTTCGGCGGCATCCTTTATGCGGCAGTCGCAATTGGTCTGGCCGCATTCGGCATCTACAATTTGATCGAGGCGCGCTACCGAATCGTGCGCAGCCCATCGCTTAAGGACGTGACGAAGTCGATCCCGAGCACTCGCTGA
- a CDS encoding response regulator has translation MNVMIVEDEIILALNLEDDVHYAGHRSVGFAASYDDALALAPKADVAFVDVRLRDGVEGPKIARRLIDEFGVNVVFLTGNPEAVEGFRGSLGVLAKPVRNDDVAAVLRYISAKTQGEDIPAPQRLTMAA, from the coding sequence ATGAACGTTATGATCGTCGAAGACGAAATCATCCTTGCTTTGAACCTCGAAGACGACGTCCACTATGCCGGACATCGCTCCGTCGGGTTTGCTGCATCATATGATGATGCTCTCGCGCTCGCTCCAAAGGCGGATGTCGCTTTCGTCGATGTTCGGCTGCGTGACGGGGTAGAGGGTCCCAAAATTGCCCGCCGCCTCATCGACGAGTTCGGCGTGAATGTCGTGTTTCTGACCGGCAATCCCGAAGCTGTTGAGGGATTTCGCGGCTCGCTTGGTGTACTCGCCAAACCCGTTCGAAACGACGATGTGGCCGCAGTGTTGCGCTATATCAGTGCCAAAACTCAAGGTGAGGACATTCCTGCACCGCAGCGGCTCACAATGGCAGCCTGA
- a CDS encoding DUF4112 domain-containing protein gives MSFRRNSGPTPAEEVRIRRAMRLANLMDTAVGIPGLGIRFGADAILGLIPGIGDIAGSLVGLVIINEARQLGLPREKLVKMLVNLGLDAASGTIPIAGDFFDVYFKSHRRNARIILDHFGIDRQS, from the coding sequence ATGAGTTTTAGGCGCAACTCGGGGCCGACGCCAGCAGAGGAAGTGCGGATCCGTCGTGCAATGCGCCTCGCAAACCTCATGGACACCGCTGTTGGCATTCCTGGCCTTGGGATAAGGTTCGGCGCCGATGCGATACTCGGTCTGATCCCGGGCATTGGCGATATTGCCGGATCGCTGGTTGGGCTGGTGATCATCAACGAGGCGCGACAGCTAGGCCTTCCGCGCGAAAAGCTCGTCAAAATGCTTGTCAATCTCGGGCTTGATGCGGCGTCGGGCACCATCCCGATTGCAGGCGACTTCTTCGATGTCTATTTCAAATCCCACCGGCGTAACGCCCGCATCATCCTCGACCATTTCGGGATCGACCGACAGTCCTGA
- a CDS encoding histidine kinase dimerization/phosphoacceptor domain -containing protein, whose protein sequence is MRTQRDSTIVGKAAVGAIAAMFCGLAVVLSLWLHSSYWSAVTRGEEQVTATTKIVAANAIWINSLARQTLYRMADAVGDASQPLDATGIKHLNQATAGLPVTATAYVIAPDGHVIYSNDRENSPSDIADQLFFKRLSNGAEDYTSALTMLRGTNRHVFLSATRIERNRIFAGVAVLAFDAGMLRAIWDAASLGKGSTVSFIRRDGKLIARHPEAKDPVDLGNYVLFTDYMRKATAGTYISASPVDGVTRLVGYRIVERTPFVAIASAEVSAIMWPFWRDVLTAATVLLLALAAATTGALKILSLAKAEAQRTTELAQAVRTNKVLMREIHHRVKNNLQTVMALIRLQGLKQETVQRLHERIIAMSAVHEQMYGFDQFRSVQARDFIPNLVRTLVDLHDRDIALNFEIDDIEIDADKATPFALLLNELLTNAMKYAFDTRQDGRIEVRLQKLSTGRVRLEVSDDGIGYVPAGARSGMGTRLIKSFVSQMSGEYRYEQAGGTVFIAEISLG, encoded by the coding sequence ATGCGAACCCAACGCGATTCCACGATAGTTGGAAAGGCAGCGGTCGGCGCGATTGCGGCGATGTTCTGCGGATTGGCGGTCGTCCTTTCCTTGTGGCTCCATTCGAGCTACTGGTCGGCCGTCACACGCGGTGAAGAACAGGTCACGGCGACAACCAAGATCGTCGCTGCAAACGCGATCTGGATCAATTCGCTCGCTCGCCAGACGCTCTATCGCATGGCCGATGCGGTGGGTGACGCTTCCCAGCCGCTCGACGCTACCGGCATCAAGCATCTCAACCAGGCGACAGCCGGATTGCCTGTCACCGCAACGGCATACGTCATTGCGCCCGACGGCCACGTGATTTACTCCAACGATCGCGAGAACAGCCCTTCCGACATCGCCGATCAGCTTTTCTTCAAGCGATTGTCGAATGGGGCGGAGGATTACACTTCCGCTTTGACAATGCTTCGAGGCACGAACCGTCATGTGTTCCTGTCGGCAACAAGGATCGAGCGTAACCGAATTTTCGCAGGAGTTGCCGTGCTTGCCTTCGATGCCGGGATGCTGAGGGCGATATGGGATGCCGCATCCCTCGGAAAAGGTTCAACGGTCAGTTTCATCCGACGTGACGGGAAGCTGATCGCCAGGCATCCCGAAGCAAAGGATCCGGTCGATCTCGGTAACTATGTGCTGTTTACAGACTATATGCGAAAGGCAACGGCGGGCACCTACATATCGGCATCGCCCGTCGACGGTGTCACCAGGCTCGTCGGCTACCGGATCGTCGAGCGCACGCCCTTCGTGGCAATCGCCTCGGCAGAAGTGTCAGCCATCATGTGGCCGTTCTGGCGTGACGTCCTGACAGCGGCGACCGTTCTTCTGCTTGCGCTTGCCGCAGCCACGACCGGCGCCTTGAAGATCCTCAGTCTCGCCAAGGCCGAAGCACAACGCACCACCGAGCTCGCACAGGCAGTGCGCACCAACAAGGTGCTGATGCGCGAGATTCACCACCGGGTGAAGAACAATCTCCAGACCGTGATGGCTTTGATCCGGCTTCAGGGCCTCAAGCAGGAGACAGTCCAACGGCTGCACGAGCGTATCATTGCCATGTCAGCTGTCCATGAGCAGATGTATGGCTTCGACCAGTTTCGAAGTGTCCAAGCACGCGATTTCATACCAAACCTCGTCAGAACCCTCGTTGACCTCCATGATCGCGACATAGCACTTAATTTCGAGATCGACGATATCGAGATCGATGCGGACAAGGCAACACCGTTCGCGCTTCTCCTTAACGAACTCCTGACCAATGCAATGAAGTATGCTTTCGACACGCGCCAAGATGGCCGCATCGAGGTTCGGCTTCAAAAACTGTCTACCGGGCGGGTCAGACTGGAGGTGAGCGATGACGGAATCGGCTATGTGCCGGCAGGCGCCAGGTCAGGGATGGGAACCCGGCTGATCAAGTCATTTGTTTCGCAGATGAGCGGGGAATATCGCTATGAGCAGGCCGGCGGAACGGTCTTTATCGCGGAAATCTCACTCGGATAG
- a CDS encoding Crp/Fnr family transcriptional regulator produces the protein MLSTSGKVPEFCYFLEGGIASIIMTTSEGRSCEVGIVGREGAAPIAGLPTGQSAPFDAVMQVEGYGLRARTKNFRPVLLVHPAVSEIMYRYAQSFLVQTASTALANANCSVEERLARWILMCHDRIDGDRVSLTHEFLSLMLAVRRPSVTTALHVLEGRRSIHSERSLVVVRDRRGLEQFCQGCYGQAESAYRDLVATLRPNAPS, from the coding sequence ATGCTCTCGACCAGTGGGAAGGTTCCGGAATTCTGTTACTTTCTGGAGGGTGGTATAGCCTCGATCATCATGACGACGTCGGAGGGCCGGTCTTGCGAGGTGGGCATTGTCGGACGGGAGGGGGCAGCGCCAATCGCTGGATTGCCCACGGGGCAAAGCGCGCCGTTCGATGCCGTCATGCAAGTCGAGGGATATGGCCTGCGGGCCCGCACAAAGAATTTCCGGCCCGTCCTGCTAGTCCACCCGGCAGTAAGCGAGATCATGTACCGGTATGCCCAGAGCTTCCTGGTGCAGACAGCTTCGACGGCCTTGGCAAACGCCAACTGCTCCGTCGAAGAGCGCCTGGCGCGCTGGATATTGATGTGCCACGACCGCATCGACGGCGACCGTGTATCCCTCACACACGAATTCCTCTCACTCATGCTGGCTGTTCGCCGTCCAAGCGTGACGACGGCGCTTCATGTGCTTGAGGGCCGGCGATCGATCCATTCGGAACGCAGTCTCGTCGTGGTGAGGGATCGCCGCGGACTGGAACAATTCTGCCAGGGCTGCTACGGGCAGGCAGAAAGCGCCTATCGCGATCTTGTCGCAACGCTGCGCCCCAATGCTCCCAGCTAG
- a CDS encoding sigma-70 family RNA polymerase sigma factor → MALKINRQSNIEHELVLLLPALRAFARTFHRNPTEADDLVQETVVKALSHIDRFQEGTRLKSWLFTIMRNTFCSKFRVGKREILGAEDCASSRGSVPPEQEWRVRGHELERACGQLPEPYRSAFEFVFIEGHSYEAASEHFDCPTGTIKSRVNRARERIAQDLGELKSGTP, encoded by the coding sequence ATGGCCCTTAAAATCAATCGACAGTCGAACATAGAGCACGAGCTGGTCCTTCTGTTGCCGGCTCTGCGCGCTTTTGCGAGGACTTTTCATCGCAATCCGACCGAGGCGGACGACCTCGTCCAGGAAACGGTGGTCAAGGCGCTATCACACATTGACCGCTTTCAAGAGGGCACAAGGCTGAAGTCGTGGCTCTTTACCATCATGCGAAACACTTTCTGCTCGAAGTTTCGTGTCGGGAAGCGGGAGATTCTTGGCGCCGAAGATTGCGCCTCCTCACGTGGCAGCGTCCCACCCGAGCAGGAGTGGCGCGTGCGAGGCCATGAACTCGAGCGTGCCTGCGGCCAACTGCCCGAACCCTATCGATCGGCATTCGAGTTCGTGTTCATCGAAGGCCACTCCTATGAAGCGGCCAGTGAGCACTTCGATTGTCCAACCGGAACGATCAAAAGCCGCGTCAACCGAGCAAGAGAGCGGATTGCGCAAGACCTTGGCGAGTTGAAGAGTGGGACGCCCTAG
- a CDS encoding response regulator yields MTLTRGGGASLGMEGNVDQKLSLLTGKNILIVEDEYFVADDVRQALEWAGACVVGPAPSVEAGMVLIDTRAIDGAILDIRLDGETVFPIAERLQTMGIPFVFATAYIRSQIPDRYVGYHLCEKPTELGAIAVALFGTARGDH; encoded by the coding sequence GTGACGCTGACGCGCGGAGGCGGTGCCTCGCTCGGCATGGAGGGTAATGTGGATCAGAAGCTTAGCCTGCTCACTGGGAAGAATATCCTGATCGTTGAAGACGAATATTTCGTCGCCGACGATGTGCGGCAGGCACTCGAGTGGGCGGGAGCGTGCGTGGTCGGCCCGGCGCCTTCTGTCGAAGCCGGCATGGTATTAATCGACACGCGTGCCATCGACGGCGCGATCCTGGACATCCGGCTTGACGGTGAGACGGTTTTTCCGATTGCCGAACGGCTTCAGACAATGGGAATACCGTTTGTGTTCGCGACCGCTTATATCCGCAGCCAGATTCCCGACCGCTACGTGGGATATCATCTTTGCGAAAAGCCGACGGAACTCGGCGCCATTGCTGTCGCGCTTTTCGGCACCGCGAGAGGTGACCATTAG
- a CDS encoding PAS domain-containing sensor histidine kinase, with the protein MTDLEGSDLDGRYRLLVDAITDYAIYMLDPQGRVNSWSMGAKRLKGYEEDEILGEHFSRFYTPEDRASGVPATALETAATTGRFEAEGFRLRKNGERFPAHVVIDAIRDSRGLLLGFAKITRDLSERKKAEQILKRQEEQFRMLVQGVTDYAIYLLDPDGQVSSWNAGAQRIKGFLPDEIIGQHFSRFYTDEDKAAGLPSIALETAAREGRFEKEGWRIRKDGSRFWANVIIDAIHADDGSLVGFAKITRDITEKRQAEEALVRAQQELFQAQKMEAVGQLTGGVAHDFNNLLMAILGSLEIARKRTLAGEGVLDLIDNAIVGARRGASLTKRLLAFSRKQDLKLEPVKVADLVSGMTELMERSIGPAIEIVSRFEPDLPAVLSDANQLENALLNLVVNARDAMPDGGTITISAGSQSLTGTNSQGLPSGHYVCLSVADQGGGMDDETLELATTPFFTTKGIGKGTGLGLPMVQGLMAQAGGALHLKSAPGLGCTAQLWLPVAADLTEPASHLPSEPLVQSPSQLTVLAVDDDALVLMNTILMLEDLGHEAIQAESAGQVLELLKEGFIPDVILTDHAMPNMTGAELIRTVGLSHPSVALVLATGYAELPDGTAPHVVKLSKPFTQAQLSVALAAARPAALLDRIGE; encoded by the coding sequence ATGACAGATCTTGAGGGGAGCGACCTGGACGGCCGATATAGGCTGCTCGTCGATGCTATCACCGACTACGCCATCTATATGCTTGACCCGCAAGGACGGGTAAACAGTTGGAGCATGGGCGCCAAGCGCCTTAAGGGATACGAGGAGGACGAAATCCTCGGTGAACACTTTTCGCGCTTCTATACGCCGGAAGACCGGGCATCCGGCGTTCCCGCAACCGCACTGGAGACGGCAGCCACAACCGGCCGCTTCGAGGCAGAGGGCTTCAGGCTCAGAAAGAACGGGGAGCGTTTCCCAGCCCATGTCGTGATCGATGCGATCCGCGATAGTCGCGGATTGCTCCTCGGCTTTGCCAAAATCACCAGGGATCTTTCTGAGCGCAAGAAGGCCGAACAGATTCTCAAGCGTCAGGAAGAGCAGTTCCGCATGCTCGTTCAGGGTGTCACGGATTACGCGATATATCTGCTCGATCCCGATGGCCAGGTTTCCAGCTGGAACGCTGGCGCTCAGCGCATCAAGGGCTTTCTGCCCGACGAAATCATCGGGCAGCATTTCTCACGCTTTTACACCGACGAGGACAAGGCAGCGGGTCTGCCTTCTATAGCCCTTGAAACAGCCGCGCGCGAAGGCCGTTTTGAGAAGGAAGGCTGGAGGATCAGAAAGGACGGCAGCCGCTTCTGGGCAAATGTCATAATAGATGCCATACATGCCGATGACGGCAGCCTTGTCGGCTTTGCGAAGATCACCCGCGATATTACCGAGAAGCGGCAGGCCGAAGAAGCGTTGGTCCGTGCACAGCAGGAGCTATTTCAGGCGCAGAAGATGGAGGCGGTCGGTCAGCTGACCGGCGGGGTCGCGCACGACTTCAACAATCTGCTGATGGCAATCCTTGGCAGCCTTGAGATCGCCCGCAAACGAACCCTGGCCGGGGAAGGCGTCCTCGATTTGATTGACAACGCCATCGTCGGCGCGCGAAGGGGCGCGTCTCTCACGAAGCGGCTGCTGGCATTCTCCCGCAAGCAGGACCTCAAACTTGAACCGGTCAAGGTCGCTGATCTTGTAAGCGGAATGACGGAACTGATGGAACGCTCGATCGGTCCGGCGATCGAGATCGTGAGCCGATTTGAGCCTGACCTGCCGGCAGTTCTGTCGGATGCAAATCAGCTTGAAAACGCTCTCCTGAATCTGGTCGTCAATGCGCGTGATGCCATGCCCGATGGTGGCACGATCACGATTAGCGCCGGGAGCCAAAGCCTCACAGGTACCAACAGCCAGGGACTGCCATCGGGACACTATGTCTGTCTTTCGGTCGCCGATCAAGGAGGCGGCATGGATGACGAGACCCTGGAGCTTGCCACGACGCCCTTTTTCACAACCAAGGGAATTGGCAAAGGTACTGGACTGGGTTTGCCCATGGTCCAGGGCCTTATGGCCCAGGCAGGCGGGGCCCTTCATCTGAAGTCGGCGCCGGGCCTTGGTTGCACGGCGCAACTGTGGTTGCCAGTCGCGGCTGATCTGACCGAGCCGGCGTCCCATCTGCCAAGCGAACCGCTTGTCCAATCACCGTCGCAATTGACTGTTCTTGCCGTCGATGACGATGCTCTCGTCTTGATGAACACTATTCTGATGCTGGAAGATCTGGGCCACGAGGCCATACAGGCAGAATCAGCGGGGCAGGTGCTCGAGTTGCTCAAGGAAGGGTTCATTCCGGACGTCATCCTGACCGATCATGCCATGCCAAATATGACAGGGGCGGAGCTGATCCGAACAGTCGGCCTTTCGCACCCGTCCGTGGCGCTGGTTCTTGCCACAGGCTATGCGGAGCTGCCCGACGGCACGGCGCCACACGTCGTGAAGCTCTCGAAACCATTCACGCAGGCACAGCTGAGTGTCGCGCTGGCAGCTGCCAGACCTGCCGCCCTGCTTGATCGAATTGGAGAATGA
- a CDS encoding ferritin-like domain-containing protein has product MATAKTLDDLFLDTLKDIYYAEKQILRALPKMARAAQSEDGKEGFLKHRDETQGQIERLEQVFEIIGKPARGKTCEAIQGIIAEANEIIEEFDGSIALDAGLISSAQAVEHYEIARYGTLIAWAKQLGHKQAVTLLQQNLAEEEATDKKLTELALSAANAKGTKAA; this is encoded by the coding sequence ATGGCCACAGCAAAGACCCTCGACGACCTGTTTCTCGACACTCTCAAGGACATCTATTATGCCGAAAAGCAGATTTTGCGTGCACTACCGAAAATGGCCCGGGCTGCACAGTCTGAAGATGGCAAGGAAGGTTTTCTGAAGCATCGCGACGAAACTCAAGGCCAGATCGAGCGCCTGGAACAGGTATTCGAGATCATTGGGAAGCCGGCCCGAGGCAAGACCTGCGAGGCGATCCAGGGGATCATTGCAGAAGCAAACGAAATCATCGAGGAATTCGACGGAAGCATTGCTCTCGATGCTGGCCTGATCTCGTCAGCGCAGGCTGTAGAGCATTATGAAATTGCGCGCTACGGCACGCTGATTGCGTGGGCCAAGCAGCTCGGGCACAAGCAGGCAGTCACCCTTCTCCAGCAGAACCTTGCGGAGGAGGAGGCAACCGACAAGAAACTGACAGAACTTGCACTGTCAGCGGCGAACGCCAAGGGCACCAAGGCAGCTTGA
- a CDS encoding response regulator, translated as MRVLVIEDEPQMFLEIEEVILQEGGEVIGIATTLAEALELAPLADVALIDIRLGNGMTGPEIAKSLVNGFGIGVVYLTNGQDAPKGSSDAMGGAAKPVTREAVRHAIRLAAAIRASPEHTEPNSSKAQ; from the coding sequence ATGCGCGTCCTGGTTATTGAAGACGAGCCTCAGATGTTTCTTGAAATCGAGGAGGTCATCCTGCAGGAGGGCGGGGAAGTGATCGGGATTGCCACGACGCTGGCCGAAGCGCTCGAACTTGCGCCTCTCGCAGACGTCGCCCTCATCGACATCCGTCTTGGCAACGGAATGACCGGCCCGGAGATTGCCAAAAGCCTGGTCAATGGTTTTGGGATTGGGGTTGTTTATTTGACGAACGGTCAGGACGCGCCGAAGGGTTCCAGCGACGCGATGGGCGGCGCGGCAAAGCCGGTGACGCGCGAGGCTGTGCGACACGCCATACGACTGGCCGCAGCCATTCGGGCTAGTCCAGAGCATACCGAGCCGAACTCATCAAAAGCCCAATGA
- a CDS encoding response regulator encodes MPLIVIAEDEFLLADVLTMMLEDAGYEVASASHGKAALTLVKQKLPALVITDFMMPLMTGLELAQAMRADATLSSIPIVLVSGAQGSIGRAHPEVFDAVLDKPYREKTLIATVAGLIGNR; translated from the coding sequence ATGCCGCTGATCGTCATAGCCGAGGATGAATTCCTGCTCGCAGATGTCCTTACAATGATGCTGGAGGACGCGGGCTATGAGGTGGCCTCCGCATCACATGGAAAGGCCGCGCTGACGCTGGTCAAGCAAAAGCTGCCGGCGCTCGTCATAACGGATTTCATGATGCCGCTCATGACCGGTTTGGAGCTCGCTCAAGCTATGCGAGCTGATGCCACTCTTTCGTCCATTCCAATCGTGCTGGTAAGCGGCGCACAGGGAAGCATTGGGCGGGCGCACCCTGAGGTCTTCGATGCCGTCCTTGACAAGCCTTATCGGGAAAAAACGCTGATCGCGACCGTTGCCGGTCTGATCGGCAACAGGTGA